One genomic window of Motacilla alba alba isolate MOTALB_02 chromosome 3, Motacilla_alba_V1.0_pri, whole genome shotgun sequence includes the following:
- the SF3B5 gene encoding splicing factor 3B subunit 5, with protein MTDRYTIHSQLEHLQSKYIGTGHADTTKWEWLVNQHRDSYCSYMGHFDLLNYFAIAENESKARVRFNLMEKMLQPCGPPADKPDES; from the coding sequence ATGACGGACCGCTACACCATCCACAGCCAGCTGGAACACCTGCAGTCCAAGTACATCGGCACGGGGCACGCCGACACCACCAAGTGGGAGTGGCTGGTGAACCAGCACCGCGACTCGTACTGCTCCTACATGGGCCACTTCGACCTGCTCAACTACTTCGCCATCGCCGAGAACGAGAGCAAGGCGCGCGTCCGCTTCAACCTGATGGAGAAGATGCTGCAGCCCTGCGGGCCGCCCGCCGACAAGCCCGACGAGTCCTGA